In the Gossypium arboreum isolate Shixiya-1 chromosome 10, ASM2569848v2, whole genome shotgun sequence genome, one interval contains:
- the LOC108488491 gene encoding outer envelope membrane protein 7: MAAITSAVIAIAGVILGWIAIEIACKPCLEKGREAIDRSLNPDYDPDDDLQAPLNPNPDPQSHPGISSSTSSKPLE, from the coding sequence ATGGCAGCAATAACAAGCGCGGTGATAGCAATAGCGGGAGTGATATTGGGATGGATAGCAATCGAGATCGCCTGCAAGCCTTGCCTGGAGAAAGGGCGTGAAGCCATTGACCGATCTCTTAACCCTGATTACGACCCCGACGATGATCTCCAAGCCCCTCTCAACCCTAACCCAGATCCCCAATCTCACCCTGGTATTTCTTCTTCCACTTCATCCAAACCCCTTGAATGA
- the LOC108487058 gene encoding F-box/kelch-repeat protein At1g30090-like, with product MRLGKGFQFELYLQGEPLIPGLPDDVALNCLLRLPVESHTACKAVCKRWHFLLGNKERFFTSRKELGFKDPWLFVLAFHKCTGEIEWQVLDLTNFSWHSIPTMPCKDNICPRGISCVSFPGEGALFVCGGMMASDVDCPLDLVFKYEIQKNNWTMMKKMNTARSFFASGVINGMIYVAGGNSADLFELDSAEVMDPAIGNWHPVASMGTNMASYDSAVLNGKLLVTEGWLWPFFVSPRGRVYDPITNTWENMGLGLREGWTGSSVVVYGHLFVVSEHERMKLKVYYPDNDSWETTQGPPLPEQICKPFAVNAYDNIIYVVGHNLHVAVGYISKQNQTGSSENKWRFSVEWQVIDGPKLSDLTPSTSQVLFA from the coding sequence ATGAGGTTAGGCAAAGGGTTTCAGTTTGAGTTGTATCTTCAAGGGGAACCCCTTATTCCAGGCCTTCCTGATGATGTTGCCCTTAATTGTCTCCTTCGACTTCCGGTCGAGAGCCATACCGCTTGTAAAGCCGTATGCAAGCGATGGCACTTTCTGCTTGGTAATAAAGAACGATTTTTCACTTCAAGGAAGGAACTAGGTTTCAAAGACCCTTGGCTGTTTGTGCTTGCCTTCCACAAATGCACTGGTGAAATTGAATGGCAGGTTCTTGATTTAACCAATTTTTCTTGGCATAGCATCCCTACGATGCCTTGCAAAGACAATATTTGTCCCCGTGGTATTAGCTGCGTTTCGTTTCCCGGTGAGGGCGCACTCTTTGTTTGTGGGGGGATGATGGCCTCCGATGTCGATTGCCCTCTTGACTTGGTATTCAAGTATGAGATTCAGAAAAACAATTGGACTatgatgaaaaagatgaataCCGCTAGATCGTTTTTTGCAAGTGGAGTgattaatgggatgatatatgtaGCTGGTGGAAACAGTGCTGATCTTTTTGAGCTCGACTCGGCCGAGGTTATGGATCCCGCAATTGGGAATTGGCATCCAGTAGCCAGCATGGGGACCAATATGGCATCTTATGATTCTGCAGTACTCAATGGAAAGCTTCTAGTGACAGAAGGCTGGTTATGGCCATTCTTCGTCTCTCCAAGGGGTCGAGTTTACGATCCAATAACTAATACTTGGGAGAATATGGGTCTAGGATTGAGAGAAGGTTGGACTGGCTCGAGCGTAGTGGTTTATGGCCACTTATTCGTGGTTTCTGAACACGAAAGAATGAAACTCAAAGTTTATTATCCAGACAATGATTCCTGGGAAACAACACAAGGTCCCCCATTACCAGAACAGATATGCAAACCATTTGCTGTCAATGCATACGATAACATAATATACGTCGTTGGTCACAACCTTCATGTTGCCGTGGGCTATATCTCGAAACAGAATCAAACAGGCAGTTCCGAGAATAAGTGGAGATTCAGTGTCGAATGGCAAGTTATCGATGGTCCAAAACTTTCTGACTTGACACCCTCAACTTCTCAGGTTCTGTTTGCTTAG